One window from the genome of Salvia miltiorrhiza cultivar Shanhuang (shh) chromosome 7, IMPLAD_Smil_shh, whole genome shotgun sequence encodes:
- the LOC130991181 gene encoding leucine-rich repeat protein 1-like isoform X2: MALRIPLHLHLLLLIHLIAPIYANLEGDALYALRRAVNDPENVLQSWDPTLVDPCTWFHVTCDAQNRVTRLDLGNAKLSGKLVPELGKLQRLQYLEVYMNKLMGPIPAELGQLRSLVSLDLYHNNLTASIPPSLSNLSNLKFLRLNGNRLTGRIPRDLTKLANLKILDVSNNDLCGTIPTSGSFSKLTEER, translated from the exons ATGGCGCTGAGGATTCCTCTCCATCTCCATCTACTGCTCCTAATTCATTTAATAGCACCCATATATGCAAATTTAGAAG GAGATGCTCTTTATGCATTGAGGAGGGCTGTGAATGACCCAGAAAATGTTTTACAAAGCTGGGATCCTACCTTGGTGGACCCCTGCACTTGGTTTCATGTCACTTGTGATGCTCAAAATAGAGTCACTAGGCT TGATCTTGGAAATGCAAAGCTCTCAGGGAAGCTTGTTCCTGAGTTGGGGAAGCTCCAGAGGCTCCAGTATCT GGAAGTGTACATGAACAAGTTGATGGGGCCCATTCCAGCTGAACTGGGACAATTGAGGAGTCTGGTGAGCCTTGATTTATACCACAATAACCTCACTGCTTCCATCCCTCCTTCTTTGTCCAATCTTTCCAATCTCAAGTTCTT GCGTCTAAATGGTAATAGACTCACAGGGAGGATACCAAGGGACCTCACCAAGCTTGCAAACCTCAAGATTCT CGATGTGTCCAATAATGATTTGTGTGGTACAATTCCTACATCTGGTTCATTCTCTAAACTCACAGAAGAAAG GTAG
- the LOC130991182 gene encoding zinc finger protein CONSTANS-LIKE 14-like, whose protein sequence is MVSCDFCGERQAILYCRADSAKLCLSCDQHVHCANALSKKHLRSQICDNCAAEPASFRCSTDGLVLCQDCDWDAHGSRLVAAAHDRCPIDSFSGCPSAFELAAAWGLEIEEKKPASCEWGGLLEELMVPNASSMIYSDCGGELVKKKKNPSCGKQKQVILKQLIELIADGGGGDGEDVGPGTPSGGAWRQESFCGQYEEQPQEQQQELPQGGGFTSLLMLQTPANQKEERNMLWNTTACDHSAQIWDFNLGQLRGHEESSPVELEFGGSDVYTMKRYGELLKEASLAKRRGVDVSGVNCSITQEDIIPFNSATNNQTPSQGPATSESNNAPVARPSSCSGLTKPESLGGSKDMQFTSQSILMTSESVAAMSKSDMELLAKNRGNAMQRYKEKKKTRRYDKHIRYESRKARADTRKRVKGRFVKAHEAPAG, encoded by the exons ATGGTTTCGTGTGATTTCTGTGGCGAGCGGCAGGCGATACTCTACTGCCGCGCGGACAGCGCCAAGCTCTGCCTCTCATGTGACCAGCACGTGCACTGCGCCAACGCCCTCTCAAAGAAGCATCTCCGCTCCCAGATCTGCGACAACTGCGCCGCCGAGCCGGCGTCCTTCCGCTGCTCCACCGACGGCCTCGTGCTCTGCCAGGATTGCGATTGGGACGCGCACGGCAGCCGCCTCGTGGCCGCCGCCCACGATCGCTGCCCTATCGACAGTTTCTCGGGCTGTCCGTCGGCGTTCGAGCTCGCGGCGGCCTGGGGTTTGGAGATTGAGGAGAAGAAGCCAGCGTCTTGCGAGTGGGGAGGGTTGCTGGAGGAGCTCATGGTGCCGAATGCGAGTTCGATGATTTATTCCGACTGCGGGGGCGAattggtgaagaagaagaagaatccgAGCTGCGGGAAGCAGAAGCAGGTGATTTTGAAGCAGCTAATCGAATTGATAGCGGATGGCGGCGGCGGAGATGGGGAGGATGTAGGACCGGGGACACCGAGCGGCGGTGCGTGGCGACAGGAGAGTTTTTGCGGACAGTATGAGGAGCAACCTCAAGAGCAGCAGCAGGAATTGCCGCAGGGCGGAGGGTTTACGTCGTTGCTAATGTTGCAGACGCCGGCCAATCAGAAGGAGGAACGCAACATGTTGTGGAACACCACTGCATGTGATCACAGCGCGCAG ATATGGGACTTCAACCTGGGACAATTGAGGGGCCATGAGGAGTCTAGCCCTGTTGAACTAGAATTTGGAGGAAGTGACGTGTACACTATGAAAAGGTATGGGGAACTACTGAAAGAAGCATCCTTGGCCAAGAGAAGAGGGGTGGATGTCTCTGGAGTGAACTGTTCTATCACCCAGGAAGATATAATCCCCTTTAAT AGTGCCACCAATAACCAGACGCCTAGTCAGGGGCCTGCTACATCAGAGAGCAATAATGCACCTGTAGCAAGGCCATCATCATGTTCAGGTTTAACCAAACCTGAATCCTTAGGTGGTTCAAAAGATATGCAGTTCACGAGTCAGTCTATTCTAATGACGAGTGAAAGTGTGGCAGCTATGTCAAAGAGTGACATGGAGCTTCTGGCAAAGAATAGAGGCAATGCTATGCAACGATacaaggagaagaagaaaacaaGAAG ATATGACAAGCACATACGATATGAATCAAGAAAAGCACGAGCGGATACCAGGAAGCGAGTGAAGGGCCGATTTGTGAAAGCTCATGAAGCTCCAGCGGGATGA
- the LOC130991180 gene encoding uncharacterized protein At2g33490-like isoform X2, which translates to MGDCLLEKTALNDDEESGKVLLMLGKKQFELQKLIDGYRTHIFQTITIPSESLLNELRIVEEMKRRCDEKRELYDDLLNKQKEKARLRNSKSEHFHSPQLQEAHDEYDEEANVFVFRMKSLKQGQSRSFLTQASRHHAAQLYFFKRAARSLEAIEPHVRLLAEQLHIDYHFSGLQDDGREILDDDDDDDDDDDESDGDDDTEDGSEMHDAELSFDYGQNGQQQEVPASENSMELDNADVKFSPDLKLGPAKEILQAPRQNPLSLSAPLFQRGAGAVSKSAPLFPQRKLDSAERTAQMGPSPSRKFSSYVLPTPDETKTPRSGKLFSEAPQTRLADSNLRHSSPINQNKYERLGEKDKLSGPIILDTQSVLKESNTTIKASVLPSPLSEGLSFTRLDPNLASNAKKAKRQAFSGPLTGKPWSNNPKLTASGPIVSSAFPPSFSGSLLRTPMPRPTSNPKLSSHVSTNFVSSPKISELHELPRPPAHMAATRHPNRFAHSGPLISKRNEMSATRVSTSSIAASRLPTPPQGLSRSYSIPVGGSMEAALRIPLRGSQLKMKEDSSSPPPALPNTQPSSR; encoded by the exons ATGGGTGATTGTCTTCTTGAAAAAACAGCCCTGAATGACGACGAAGAAAGTG GGAAGGTATTATTAATGCTAGGGAAAAAACAGTTTGAACTTCAGAAACTTATTGATGGTTAT AGAACACATATATTTCAGACAATCACAATCCCATCAGAGTCTCTTCTAAATGAACTTCGGATTGTAGAG GAGATGAAGAGGCGATGTGATGAAAAAAG AGAACTATATGATGATTTGCTgaacaaacaaaaagaaaaagcgAGGTTAAGGAACAGTAAAAGCGAACATTTTCATTCTCCTCAGCTTCAAGAAGCCCATGATGAATATGACGAAGAGGCAAATGTTTTTGTCTTTCGCATGAAATCCCTAAAACAAGGGCAATCCCGTAGTTTTCTAACACAGGCATCTAGGCATCATGCTGCACAG TTGTACTTCTTCAAGAGGGCAGCAAGATCTTTGGAGGCAATTGAGCCACATGTCAGGTTGCTTGCTGAACAGCTACATATTGATTACCATTTTAGCGGACTCCAAGATGATGGACGTGAAattcttgatgatgatgatgatgatgatgacgacgATGATGAAAGTGATGGGGATGATGATACCGAAGATGGTTCTGAAATGCATGATGCAGAATTGAGTTTTGACTATGGACAAAATGGTCAACAGCAAGAAGTTCCTGCATCAGAAAACTCAATGGAG TTGGATAATGCTGATGTGAAGTTCTCTCCTGACCTTAAATTGGGCCCTGCAAAG GAGATCTTACAAGCTCCTCGCcaaaatcctctctctctctccgcaCCTCTCTTTCAGAGAGGGGCCGGAGCGGTCAGCAAATCCGCACCTCTCTTTCCTCAAAGAAAACTTGATTCAGCTGAGCGAACAGCACAGATGGGACCTTCACCATCACGTAAGTTCTCTTCTTATGTACTACCCACTCCAGATGAGACAAAAACTCCAAGATCTGGGAAATTATTTAGTGAAGCTCCTCAAACAAGACTAGCAGACTCCAACCTTCGCCATTCATCTCCCATCAATCAGAACAAGTATGAAAGACTTGGGGAAAAAGATAAATTGTCTGGTCCCATCATCTTAGACACACAATCAGTACTCAAAGAGAGCAACACCACCATAAAAGCTAGTGTCTTGCCCTCTCCATTATCAGAAGGCCTTTCATTTACTCGACTTGATCCAAATTTAGCGTCCAATGCTAAGAAAGCTAAAAGACAAGCGTTCTCTGGCCCATTAACTGGAAAGCCATGGTCAAATAACCCAAAGTTAACAGCCAGTGGTCCCATTGTCTCATCAGCCTTCCCTCCCTCATTTTCTGGATCCTTATTGCGCACCCCGATGCCTCGGCCAACATCAAACCCAAAATTGTCTTCACATGTTTCAACCAATTTTGTGTCCTCGCCTAAGATAAGTGAACTTCATGAGCTTCCTCGACCACCAGCTCATATGGCTGCTACAAGGCACCCAAATCGCTTTGCTCATTCGGGCCCCTTAATatcgaaaagaaatgagatgTCTGCTACTCGTGTATCAACATCGTCTATAGCAGCATCCAGACTCCCAACCCCGCCCCAGGGATTATCACGCAGCTACTCAATTCCAGTTGGAGGTTCGATGGAAGCAGCATTGCGCATTCCTCTAAGAGGTTCTCAATTGAAGATGAAAGAAGATAGTTCTTCACCTCCCCCAGCCTTGCCAAATACCCAACCATCATCTAGGTGA
- the LOC130991180 gene encoding uncharacterized protein At2g33490-like isoform X1, whose amino-acid sequence MKTSLKKLQKFASHRHDRRAQKQHQSVSLDEHARATQDMIDMRDCYDRLLSAAAATANSVYEFSESLREMGDCLLEKTALNDDEESGKVLLMLGKKQFELQKLIDGYRTHIFQTITIPSESLLNELRIVEEMKRRCDEKRELYDDLLNKQKEKARLRNSKSEHFHSPQLQEAHDEYDEEANVFVFRMKSLKQGQSRSFLTQASRHHAAQLYFFKRAARSLEAIEPHVRLLAEQLHIDYHFSGLQDDGREILDDDDDDDDDDDESDGDDDTEDGSEMHDAELSFDYGQNGQQQEVPASENSMELDNADVKFSPDLKLGPAKEILQAPRQNPLSLSAPLFQRGAGAVSKSAPLFPQRKLDSAERTAQMGPSPSRKFSSYVLPTPDETKTPRSGKLFSEAPQTRLADSNLRHSSPINQNKYERLGEKDKLSGPIILDTQSVLKESNTTIKASVLPSPLSEGLSFTRLDPNLASNAKKAKRQAFSGPLTGKPWSNNPKLTASGPIVSSAFPPSFSGSLLRTPMPRPTSNPKLSSHVSTNFVSSPKISELHELPRPPAHMAATRHPNRFAHSGPLISKRNEMSATRVSTSSIAASRLPTPPQGLSRSYSIPVGGSMEAALRIPLRGSQLKMKEDSSSPPPALPNTQPSSR is encoded by the exons ATGAAGACATCGCTgaagaaattgcaaaaatttgCTTCGCATAGGCACGATAGAAGAGCGCAAAAGCAGCACCAATCCGTGTCTCTAGATGAGCACGCTCGAGCTACTCAG GACATGATTGATATGAGAGACTGCTATGATAGGCTACTGTCAGCTGCAGCCGCAACTGCAAACAGTGTATATG AATTTTCAGAATCATTAAGGGAGATGGGTGATTGTCTTCTTGAAAAAACAGCCCTGAATGACGACGAAGAAAGTG GGAAGGTATTATTAATGCTAGGGAAAAAACAGTTTGAACTTCAGAAACTTATTGATGGTTAT AGAACACATATATTTCAGACAATCACAATCCCATCAGAGTCTCTTCTAAATGAACTTCGGATTGTAGAG GAGATGAAGAGGCGATGTGATGAAAAAAG AGAACTATATGATGATTTGCTgaacaaacaaaaagaaaaagcgAGGTTAAGGAACAGTAAAAGCGAACATTTTCATTCTCCTCAGCTTCAAGAAGCCCATGATGAATATGACGAAGAGGCAAATGTTTTTGTCTTTCGCATGAAATCCCTAAAACAAGGGCAATCCCGTAGTTTTCTAACACAGGCATCTAGGCATCATGCTGCACAG TTGTACTTCTTCAAGAGGGCAGCAAGATCTTTGGAGGCAATTGAGCCACATGTCAGGTTGCTTGCTGAACAGCTACATATTGATTACCATTTTAGCGGACTCCAAGATGATGGACGTGAAattcttgatgatgatgatgatgatgatgacgacgATGATGAAAGTGATGGGGATGATGATACCGAAGATGGTTCTGAAATGCATGATGCAGAATTGAGTTTTGACTATGGACAAAATGGTCAACAGCAAGAAGTTCCTGCATCAGAAAACTCAATGGAG TTGGATAATGCTGATGTGAAGTTCTCTCCTGACCTTAAATTGGGCCCTGCAAAG GAGATCTTACAAGCTCCTCGCcaaaatcctctctctctctccgcaCCTCTCTTTCAGAGAGGGGCCGGAGCGGTCAGCAAATCCGCACCTCTCTTTCCTCAAAGAAAACTTGATTCAGCTGAGCGAACAGCACAGATGGGACCTTCACCATCACGTAAGTTCTCTTCTTATGTACTACCCACTCCAGATGAGACAAAAACTCCAAGATCTGGGAAATTATTTAGTGAAGCTCCTCAAACAAGACTAGCAGACTCCAACCTTCGCCATTCATCTCCCATCAATCAGAACAAGTATGAAAGACTTGGGGAAAAAGATAAATTGTCTGGTCCCATCATCTTAGACACACAATCAGTACTCAAAGAGAGCAACACCACCATAAAAGCTAGTGTCTTGCCCTCTCCATTATCAGAAGGCCTTTCATTTACTCGACTTGATCCAAATTTAGCGTCCAATGCTAAGAAAGCTAAAAGACAAGCGTTCTCTGGCCCATTAACTGGAAAGCCATGGTCAAATAACCCAAAGTTAACAGCCAGTGGTCCCATTGTCTCATCAGCCTTCCCTCCCTCATTTTCTGGATCCTTATTGCGCACCCCGATGCCTCGGCCAACATCAAACCCAAAATTGTCTTCACATGTTTCAACCAATTTTGTGTCCTCGCCTAAGATAAGTGAACTTCATGAGCTTCCTCGACCACCAGCTCATATGGCTGCTACAAGGCACCCAAATCGCTTTGCTCATTCGGGCCCCTTAATatcgaaaagaaatgagatgTCTGCTACTCGTGTATCAACATCGTCTATAGCAGCATCCAGACTCCCAACCCCGCCCCAGGGATTATCACGCAGCTACTCAATTCCAGTTGGAGGTTCGATGGAAGCAGCATTGCGCATTCCTCTAAGAGGTTCTCAATTGAAGATGAAAGAAGATAGTTCTTCACCTCCCCCAGCCTTGCCAAATACCCAACCATCATCTAGGTGA
- the LOC130991181 gene encoding leucine-rich repeat protein 1-like isoform X1, with protein MALRIPLHLHLLLLIHLIAPIYANLEGDALYALRRAVNDPENVLQSWDPTLVDPCTWFHVTCDAQNRVTRLDLGNAKLSGKLVPELGKLQRLQYLEVYMNKLMGPIPAELGQLRSLVSLDLYHNNLTASIPPSLSNLSNLKFLRLNGNRLTGRIPRDLTKLANLKILDVSNNDLCGTIPTSGSFSKLTEESFMNNSRLEGPELMGFVKYDVGGC; from the exons ATGGCGCTGAGGATTCCTCTCCATCTCCATCTACTGCTCCTAATTCATTTAATAGCACCCATATATGCAAATTTAGAAG GAGATGCTCTTTATGCATTGAGGAGGGCTGTGAATGACCCAGAAAATGTTTTACAAAGCTGGGATCCTACCTTGGTGGACCCCTGCACTTGGTTTCATGTCACTTGTGATGCTCAAAATAGAGTCACTAGGCT TGATCTTGGAAATGCAAAGCTCTCAGGGAAGCTTGTTCCTGAGTTGGGGAAGCTCCAGAGGCTCCAGTATCT GGAAGTGTACATGAACAAGTTGATGGGGCCCATTCCAGCTGAACTGGGACAATTGAGGAGTCTGGTGAGCCTTGATTTATACCACAATAACCTCACTGCTTCCATCCCTCCTTCTTTGTCCAATCTTTCCAATCTCAAGTTCTT GCGTCTAAATGGTAATAGACTCACAGGGAGGATACCAAGGGACCTCACCAAGCTTGCAAACCTCAAGATTCT CGATGTGTCCAATAATGATTTGTGTGGTACAATTCCTACATCTGGTTCATTCTCTAAACTCACAGAAGAAAG TTTTATGAACAACTCAAGATTAGAAGGGCCTGAGCTGATGGGGTTTGTGAAATACGACGTTGGAGGGTGCTAA
- the LOC130991181 gene encoding leucine-rich repeat protein 2-like isoform X3, with product MTQKMFYKAGILPWWTPALGFMSLVMLKIESLGLILEMQSSQGSLFLSWGSSRGSSILYMNKLMGPIPAELGQLRSLVSLDLYHNNLTASIPPSLSNLSNLKFLRLNGNRLTGRIPRDLTKLANLKILDVSNNDLCGTIPTSGSFSKLTEESFMNNSRLEGPELMGFVKYDVGGC from the exons ATGACCCAGAAAATGTTTTACAAAGCTGGGATCCTACCTTGGTGGACCCCTGCACTTGGTTTCATGTCACTTGTGATGCTCAAAATAGAGTCACTAGGCT TGATCTTGGAAATGCAAAGCTCTCAGGGAAGCTTGTTCCTGAGTTGGGGAAGCTCCAGAGGCTCCAGTATCT TGTACATGAACAAGTTGATGGGGCCCATTCCAGCTGAACTGGGACAATTGAGGAGTCTGGTGAGCCTTGATTTATACCACAATAACCTCACTGCTTCCATCCCTCCTTCTTTGTCCAATCTTTCCAATCTCAAGTTCTT GCGTCTAAATGGTAATAGACTCACAGGGAGGATACCAAGGGACCTCACCAAGCTTGCAAACCTCAAGATTCT CGATGTGTCCAATAATGATTTGTGTGGTACAATTCCTACATCTGGTTCATTCTCTAAACTCACAGAAGAAAG TTTTATGAACAACTCAAGATTAGAAGGGCCTGAGCTGATGGGGTTTGTGAAATACGACGTTGGAGGGTGCTAA
- the LOC130991180 gene encoding uncharacterized protein At2g33490-like isoform X3: protein MTTKKVRTHIFQTITIPSESLLNELRIVEEMKRRCDEKRELYDDLLNKQKEKARLRNSKSEHFHSPQLQEAHDEYDEEANVFVFRMKSLKQGQSRSFLTQASRHHAAQLYFFKRAARSLEAIEPHVRLLAEQLHIDYHFSGLQDDGREILDDDDDDDDDDDESDGDDDTEDGSEMHDAELSFDYGQNGQQQEVPASENSMELDNADVKFSPDLKLGPAKEILQAPRQNPLSLSAPLFQRGAGAVSKSAPLFPQRKLDSAERTAQMGPSPSRKFSSYVLPTPDETKTPRSGKLFSEAPQTRLADSNLRHSSPINQNKYERLGEKDKLSGPIILDTQSVLKESNTTIKASVLPSPLSEGLSFTRLDPNLASNAKKAKRQAFSGPLTGKPWSNNPKLTASGPIVSSAFPPSFSGSLLRTPMPRPTSNPKLSSHVSTNFVSSPKISELHELPRPPAHMAATRHPNRFAHSGPLISKRNEMSATRVSTSSIAASRLPTPPQGLSRSYSIPVGGSMEAALRIPLRGSQLKMKEDSSSPPPALPNTQPSSR from the exons ATGACGACGAAGAAAGTG AGAACACATATATTTCAGACAATCACAATCCCATCAGAGTCTCTTCTAAATGAACTTCGGATTGTAGAG GAGATGAAGAGGCGATGTGATGAAAAAAG AGAACTATATGATGATTTGCTgaacaaacaaaaagaaaaagcgAGGTTAAGGAACAGTAAAAGCGAACATTTTCATTCTCCTCAGCTTCAAGAAGCCCATGATGAATATGACGAAGAGGCAAATGTTTTTGTCTTTCGCATGAAATCCCTAAAACAAGGGCAATCCCGTAGTTTTCTAACACAGGCATCTAGGCATCATGCTGCACAG TTGTACTTCTTCAAGAGGGCAGCAAGATCTTTGGAGGCAATTGAGCCACATGTCAGGTTGCTTGCTGAACAGCTACATATTGATTACCATTTTAGCGGACTCCAAGATGATGGACGTGAAattcttgatgatgatgatgatgatgatgacgacgATGATGAAAGTGATGGGGATGATGATACCGAAGATGGTTCTGAAATGCATGATGCAGAATTGAGTTTTGACTATGGACAAAATGGTCAACAGCAAGAAGTTCCTGCATCAGAAAACTCAATGGAG TTGGATAATGCTGATGTGAAGTTCTCTCCTGACCTTAAATTGGGCCCTGCAAAG GAGATCTTACAAGCTCCTCGCcaaaatcctctctctctctccgcaCCTCTCTTTCAGAGAGGGGCCGGAGCGGTCAGCAAATCCGCACCTCTCTTTCCTCAAAGAAAACTTGATTCAGCTGAGCGAACAGCACAGATGGGACCTTCACCATCACGTAAGTTCTCTTCTTATGTACTACCCACTCCAGATGAGACAAAAACTCCAAGATCTGGGAAATTATTTAGTGAAGCTCCTCAAACAAGACTAGCAGACTCCAACCTTCGCCATTCATCTCCCATCAATCAGAACAAGTATGAAAGACTTGGGGAAAAAGATAAATTGTCTGGTCCCATCATCTTAGACACACAATCAGTACTCAAAGAGAGCAACACCACCATAAAAGCTAGTGTCTTGCCCTCTCCATTATCAGAAGGCCTTTCATTTACTCGACTTGATCCAAATTTAGCGTCCAATGCTAAGAAAGCTAAAAGACAAGCGTTCTCTGGCCCATTAACTGGAAAGCCATGGTCAAATAACCCAAAGTTAACAGCCAGTGGTCCCATTGTCTCATCAGCCTTCCCTCCCTCATTTTCTGGATCCTTATTGCGCACCCCGATGCCTCGGCCAACATCAAACCCAAAATTGTCTTCACATGTTTCAACCAATTTTGTGTCCTCGCCTAAGATAAGTGAACTTCATGAGCTTCCTCGACCACCAGCTCATATGGCTGCTACAAGGCACCCAAATCGCTTTGCTCATTCGGGCCCCTTAATatcgaaaagaaatgagatgTCTGCTACTCGTGTATCAACATCGTCTATAGCAGCATCCAGACTCCCAACCCCGCCCCAGGGATTATCACGCAGCTACTCAATTCCAGTTGGAGGTTCGATGGAAGCAGCATTGCGCATTCCTCTAAGAGGTTCTCAATTGAAGATGAAAGAAGATAGTTCTTCACCTCCCCCAGCCTTGCCAAATACCCAACCATCATCTAGGTGA